Genomic DNA from Streptomyces sp. NBC_01571:
GTAGTACTTGGAGCCGACCATGCCCAGCTCCTCCGCGCCCCACCAGGCGAACCGCAGATGCTTGGTGGGCTGGTACTGAGTTCTGGAGACGGCGAGCGCGGTCTCCAGGATCGCGGCCGATCCGGAGCCGTTGTCGTTGATGCCGGGACCCGCCGTCACGCTGTCGAGATGCGCGCCGGCCATGACGACGTGGCCCGTGTCGCCGCCGGGCCAGTCGGCGATCAGGTTGTAGCCGGTGCGGCCGGAGGACGTGAACTGCTGGAGGACCGTGGTGAATCCGGCCGCGTCCAGCTTCGCCTTCACATAGTCGACGGAAGCCTTGTAGCCGGTGCGGCCGTGCGCGCGGTTGCCGCCGTTGGCGGTGGCGATGGACTGGAGCTGGGCGAGGTGGCTCTTGACGTTGGCCACGGGGATGTCGGGAGCGGCGGCCGCGGCAGTGGGGGCTGCGGGGCTGAGGGCGGGCGCCGCGCCGGATATCGCACCGGTCGTGAGGAGCGTGACGGCCGTGATGATCGCGGCCGAGGTGACGCGCCCGGGAACGGAGAGCTTCATGTGGGGGGCTCCGAATTCCATGGGGATTCCAGGGGAATTCCACAGTGAATGGGGTGCCTGATGGTGAAGCTGGGGCTGACGTGACGTCAAGAGCGCGATCCGGCCGCGTCGGACGGCCCGTACGTCACTGCACGCAGAACTCGTTCCCCTCGGGGTCGGCCATCACCACCCACTCGCCGCCCGGCTCCTTGACGTGCCGCAGGACGCCCGCGCCCAGTTCCTGGAGGCGGGCCACCTCCTCCGCGCGGCGTCCGGGGCCCGCGTGCACGTCGAGGTGCAGCCGGTTCTTCGACGACTTGAGTTCCGGCACCCGCTGGAAGAGCAGCCGCCGGCCCTGCCCGATTCCGGTCTCCTCCTCGTACGGGTCGTCCGGGTGCCGTACGGCGATCAGGTCGCGCCAGGCGCGGCGGCCGTGGGACTCGACGGTGGCCTCCGGCGGGGCGGCGCCGAGGGTCAGGAGACGTTCGATCAGGGCGCTGTTGTCCTCGAGCTGGTAGCCGAGGGCTGCGGCCCAGAAGTCGGCCTGGGCGTGGGGGTCGGCTGCGTCGATGACGAGCTTCCAGTGGAGGGGTGGGGTGTGGGTCATGGAGCCACTCATAGTGGTTCCGTCCACGACGGGGCAACGCAACCGCCGGACCCGCCCCGACTTTTCTCCGCCCCCGCCGCCCCTACCCGACCCGTCCCTGGGTGCTCCCCCCAGACCCCCGCTTCGGCCTTAAGGGCCTTGTCCTCAAGCGCCGGACGGGCTGGAGATGCGGGCCCGCGCTGATGGGGCGCCCTCGAGGGCTGACGCCCGGGGTCATGCATGTCAGCCCGTCCGGCGTTTGAGGACGAGCCCTTCGGGCGAGCGGGGGTCCAGGGGGCGCAGCCCCTTGGCGGGGTCTGGGGCGGTGCCCCAGGGACAGGACGGGTCGGGTAGGGGCGGCGGGGGCGAGGAAACCCGACGGCAGGACTACGGCTTCGCGTCCGCAGAAGCCGCGTCGGCCGAGGCCGCACGGGGGCCGACGACACCGGCCTCGACGACACCGGCCCTCCCGCGGAGCGCAAGCGCCCCCCGCCGAGCCGTCCGCAACGCGTCGAACGTCAGCAGCGACAACGCGAGCCACACCAGGGCGAACCCGGCCCACCGCTCGGCCGGCATGGCCTCATGGAAGTACAGGATCCCGAGCAGGAACTGGAAGACGGGGGCCAGGTACTGGAGCAGCCCCAGCGTGGACAGCGGCACCCGGATGGCGGCCGCGCCGAAGCAGACCAGCGGCACCGCGGTCACCACCCCCGTCGCGGCGAGCAGCGTCGCATGCCCCGCCCCGTGCGCGGCGAAGGTCGCGTCCCCCTTCGCCCCGAGCCACAGCAGGTACCCGAGCGCGGGCAGGAACTGCACCGCGGTCTCCGCGGCGAGCGACTCGATGCCGCCG
This window encodes:
- a CDS encoding M28 family metallopeptidase codes for the protein MKLSVPGRVTSAAIITAVTLLTTGAISGAAPALSPAAPTAAAAAPDIPVANVKSHLAQLQSIATANGGNRAHGRTGYKASVDYVKAKLDAAGFTTVLQQFTSSGRTGYNLIADWPGGDTGHVVMAGAHLDSVTAGPGINDNGSGSAAILETALAVSRTQYQPTKHLRFAWWGAEELGMVGSKYYVNNLSSANRAKISDYLNFDMIGSPNPGYFVYDDDPTIEKTFKDYFAGLGIATEPETEGDGRSDHSPFKNVGIPVGGLFSGADYIKTAAQAAKWGGTSGQAFDRCYHASCDTSSNINDTALNRNADALAYAVWGLSS
- a CDS encoding VOC family protein — protein: MTHTPPLHWKLVIDAADPHAQADFWAAALGYQLEDNSALIERLLTLGAAPPEATVESHGRRAWRDLIAVRHPDDPYEEETGIGQGRRLLFQRVPELKSSKNRLHLDVHAGPGRRAEEVARLQELGAGVLRHVKEPGGEWVVMADPEGNEFCVQ